One genomic segment of Salinibacter grassmerensis includes these proteins:
- a CDS encoding alpha/beta fold hydrolase codes for MSEKLRFENANGNTLAARLDRPDGESPCAFALFAHCFTCSKDLRAAGAISRALTRHGIAVLRFDFTGLGESEGEFADTNFSSNVEDLIAAADHLAEHHEAPRILVGHSLGGAAVLQAAQRLDSVQAVSTIGAPYDPEHVTRHLEDAVADIKENGEARVRLAGRTFTIRKQFLDDLAATKMEDTIRTLDRALLIFHSPVDQTVGVNNAAKIFQAAKHPKSFVSLDDADHLLTDRSDAEYLGVVLGAWAEKYVDRSASEPETPDGDVVTRTEGAYRTEIQAGRHSLVGDEPEGVGGDDEGPTPYGFLLSALGSCTGMTLRMYADRKEWPLDEIVVRLSHEKVHAEDCEKCDTDQGQVDCIEREIEVRGDLSDAQRERLFEIANKCPVHRTLLSEVDVSSSLRTRSDTQ; via the coding sequence ATGTCCGAAAAACTTCGATTTGAAAACGCGAATGGGAATACCCTGGCCGCACGGCTCGACCGTCCCGATGGCGAGTCGCCCTGCGCATTCGCGCTCTTTGCGCACTGCTTCACCTGCTCCAAGGATTTGCGGGCCGCCGGGGCCATCAGTCGGGCGCTGACCCGGCATGGCATCGCCGTGCTTCGATTCGACTTTACCGGGCTCGGGGAAAGCGAGGGAGAGTTCGCGGACACCAATTTCTCGTCCAACGTCGAGGATCTGATCGCGGCGGCCGATCATCTCGCCGAGCACCACGAGGCGCCTCGCATTTTGGTGGGCCACTCGTTGGGGGGCGCCGCGGTGCTCCAGGCCGCTCAGCGGCTCGATTCCGTGCAGGCGGTGTCAACCATCGGAGCCCCGTACGACCCCGAGCACGTCACCCGGCACCTCGAAGATGCGGTAGCGGACATCAAAGAAAACGGGGAGGCCCGCGTCCGCCTGGCCGGGCGTACCTTTACTATCCGGAAGCAATTCCTCGACGATCTGGCGGCGACGAAGATGGAAGACACCATCCGAACGCTCGACCGGGCGCTCCTGATCTTTCACTCGCCGGTGGATCAGACCGTCGGGGTGAACAACGCCGCCAAGATTTTTCAGGCCGCCAAGCACCCGAAGAGCTTCGTCTCACTCGACGATGCCGATCATCTCCTCACGGATCGGTCGGACGCAGAATATCTGGGGGTGGTCCTGGGAGCCTGGGCTGAAAAGTACGTCGACCGGTCCGCCTCCGAACCCGAAACACCGGACGGCGACGTGGTGACGCGTACCGAAGGGGCCTACCGCACCGAGATCCAGGCCGGTCGGCACTCTCTGGTTGGAGACGAGCCCGAAGGGGTGGGGGGCGACGACGAGGGCCCCACACCATATGGCTTTCTGCTGTCGGCACTCGGCAGTTGTACGGGGATGACCCTTCGCATGTACGCCGATCGCAAAGAGTGGCCCCTCGACGAGATCGTCGTCCGTCTATCCCACGAAAAAGTTCACGCAGAGGACTGCGAAAAGTGCGACACGGATCAAGGACAGGTGGACTGCATCGAGCGAGAAATTGAAGTCCGGGGCGACCTCAGTGATGCCCAGCGTGAGCGGCTTTTCGAAATCGCCAACAAGTGTCCTGTCCATCGCACCCTCCTCAGTGAAGTCGACGTTTCTTCTTCACTCCGAACCCGATCCGACACGCAGTAG
- a CDS encoding HD family phosphohydrolase: protein MGLLELLGWSRRTPQPVGHDLETGDGSEDPEAWKRWALRGGLFLGLVALTVAAFPRGDFYEYTVEVGDTWRQSTLSAPFNFPVYLDQERVEARRDTVRENTPPYFREVQGASQKLTQNRDTLRGQLDRILEAYASYRYHQQQGEREAARQDSLDYVRRRRNAQVTLSASQWEYLAAEYAEDVQNLRSPSRQSADQPSSRLHGRLLDAAFEVGGQLLSLGVMNRPRDSVLTDEILVRNQQDQTQRRVQKDNLYGLNEAFEYAERQLRERFSANREHSRVAASFFRAIFVPSLQYLRENTMEERERRAKKVTAIQGGVEEGEPIVRTGQRVTQEIKRKLTSLERAKSDQLGSNIVVKQLSGEVLFTLLGFGFFFFYLYLLRPEIWSKNRDLILISVVLAFITALYGIAIRTPWSLYVVPVPLASVLLTIVFNSRIALIGTLVLALTGGQMLGLDLEYTIATFFAGAFGIFSVRDIKNRGQFFVSGGLAFAGYALVLFATWLYLDLPFGRVAPDLAYAAIASVITITASLFLWALERTFDITTDLTLLELSDTNRPLLKELSLRAPGSFNHTLQVANLAEAAADRIGAHALLTRVGALYHDIGKMKKPEYFVENQRTMSNPHDELKPRMSALIIASHVKEGVEMGQDDGLPEQVHKFIPMHHGTARIEYFYQKALSRAEDGDQSVPESEFRYPGPKPDSKETGILMLADSVEAASRSLDDPSPRRLENLIDLLFSERIDDGQLDNTDLTFRDLRLIKDTFLKMLLGIYHVRVKYPNQEEESAEPDFEVVSLRADRPYVNVSVAYSQDAWGNWIEPEPSSPERSRKEPRPQLADASPHSSAYPDAEGMPADQNGREEPPVTEETAGTESGDEEAPPQEG, encoded by the coding sequence ATGGGACTTCTCGAGTTGCTCGGTTGGAGCCGGCGGACGCCTCAACCCGTGGGGCATGACCTCGAAACCGGGGACGGGTCCGAAGACCCTGAGGCCTGGAAGCGGTGGGCCCTGCGCGGAGGACTCTTTTTGGGCCTTGTGGCCCTCACTGTCGCGGCGTTCCCACGGGGCGATTTTTACGAGTATACGGTCGAGGTGGGCGACACGTGGCGACAGTCTACACTCAGCGCCCCCTTTAACTTCCCCGTGTACCTCGATCAAGAGCGTGTAGAGGCCCGGCGTGACACCGTTCGAGAGAATACGCCTCCGTATTTTCGCGAGGTGCAGGGGGCGTCACAGAAACTCACGCAAAACCGCGACACCCTGCGTGGCCAATTGGATCGTATTCTGGAGGCCTACGCGAGTTACCGCTACCATCAACAACAGGGAGAACGGGAGGCCGCCCGTCAAGACTCCCTGGACTACGTCCGGCGTCGCCGGAATGCTCAGGTCACGCTTAGCGCTTCGCAGTGGGAGTACCTAGCAGCCGAGTACGCGGAGGACGTGCAGAACCTTCGCTCCCCCTCTCGCCAGTCTGCCGACCAGCCGTCATCCCGTCTGCACGGACGCCTGCTTGACGCGGCGTTCGAGGTGGGCGGACAGCTCTTGAGTCTCGGGGTTATGAACCGGCCGCGCGATTCTGTGTTAACCGACGAGATTCTGGTCCGGAACCAACAGGACCAGACACAACGCAGGGTCCAAAAAGACAACCTTTATGGTCTCAACGAGGCGTTCGAGTACGCCGAGCGCCAGCTCCGCGAGAGGTTTTCTGCGAACCGGGAGCACTCCCGCGTCGCAGCCTCCTTCTTCCGGGCGATCTTCGTGCCGTCGCTCCAGTATCTCCGCGAAAATACGATGGAGGAGCGCGAACGGCGCGCCAAAAAAGTAACTGCTATCCAGGGAGGGGTGGAGGAAGGGGAACCAATCGTACGGACGGGCCAGCGAGTCACCCAGGAAATCAAACGCAAACTCACCTCCCTCGAACGGGCGAAGAGTGATCAGCTTGGGTCCAACATCGTCGTGAAACAGTTGAGTGGGGAGGTTCTCTTCACCCTTCTTGGCTTTGGGTTCTTCTTCTTTTACCTGTATCTCCTCCGGCCCGAGATTTGGTCCAAAAACCGGGACCTAATTCTGATATCGGTGGTTCTTGCGTTCATCACTGCCCTCTACGGGATCGCGATTCGGACCCCTTGGTCCCTGTACGTGGTGCCCGTGCCGCTCGCGTCGGTGCTGCTCACCATCGTCTTTAATTCTCGCATCGCCCTCATTGGGACCCTGGTGCTGGCCCTGACCGGGGGGCAGATGTTGGGCCTCGACCTCGAGTACACAATCGCCACCTTCTTTGCCGGCGCGTTCGGGATCTTCAGCGTCCGGGACATAAAAAATCGAGGCCAGTTTTTCGTGAGTGGCGGACTGGCATTCGCCGGGTATGCGCTCGTGCTCTTTGCCACCTGGCTGTACCTCGACCTCCCCTTTGGACGTGTGGCGCCCGACCTGGCCTACGCGGCGATCGCCTCCGTCATTACGATCACGGCGTCGCTGTTTTTGTGGGCCCTGGAGCGCACCTTCGACATCACCACGGACCTGACTCTGCTTGAGCTGTCGGACACGAACCGTCCGTTGCTTAAAGAGCTGAGTCTGCGGGCGCCCGGATCGTTCAATCATACGCTTCAGGTTGCCAACCTGGCCGAAGCCGCCGCCGACCGGATCGGGGCCCACGCGTTGCTGACTCGGGTGGGGGCGCTCTACCACGACATCGGCAAAATGAAGAAGCCGGAGTATTTCGTGGAGAACCAGCGCACGATGTCCAACCCCCACGACGAGCTGAAGCCTCGGATGAGCGCCCTCATTATCGCAAGCCACGTGAAAGAGGGGGTCGAAATGGGGCAGGACGACGGGCTGCCCGAGCAGGTGCACAAGTTTATCCCCATGCACCACGGGACGGCACGAATCGAGTATTTCTACCAGAAGGCCCTCAGCCGAGCCGAGGACGGGGACCAATCCGTTCCGGAATCAGAGTTTCGCTATCCGGGGCCCAAGCCCGACTCGAAGGAAACCGGCATCCTGATGCTAGCCGATTCCGTAGAGGCCGCGAGTCGGAGTCTTGATGATCCGTCCCCCCGTCGCCTCGAGAACCTCATCGATCTTCTCTTCAGTGAGCGGATTGATGACGGGCAGCTCGACAACACGGACCTCACGTTCCGTGATCTCCGGTTGATTAAGGACACGTTCCTGAAGATGCTGCTTGGCATCTACCACGTGCGGGTCAAGTACCCGAACCAAGAAGAAGAATCCGCTGAGCCGGACTTCGAGGTGGTGTCCCTGCGGGCGGATCGGCCGTATGTCAACGTCTCCGTGGCCTACAGTCAGGACGCATGGGGAAACTGGATCGAGCCCGAACCGTCCTCGCCGGAGCGTTCGCGCAAAGAGCCGCGCCCTCAACTCGCAGACGCGTCTCCTCACTCCTCCGCCTACCCGGACGCGGAGGGGATGCCGGCAGATCAGAACGGGAGGGAGGAGCCTCCAGTGACGGAGGAGACGGCCGGGACGGAATCTGGGGACGAGGAGGCGCCCCCACAGGAAGGATAG
- a CDS encoding helix-turn-helix domain-containing protein: MPDDLDTPALRRFARDLSRIREDRGVSRAAIQEETQVHASHLKSFEEGVLHEEERMNGVYLKAFVRAYAEAIGLSTETVVDHLESALSGTYDDQLAAAFVSVPPAEDEPDDPETSAPKSSAEEEQEAAPSPGPVDEPEDASEAAGGVSQGAASEPTQAPPQDESPAAHPQAPNSSGASASSTDSDRSSGDSQEGKHFSDLTEEEEAKTRRNQSSMSEPPPARRASRTDSFSGDVQEFFADHRGKVLLAVGVALVLALVGGLGIYLTGEDATSEASSEGETLEASPAAEAGPSGTEAAGDTSTSPPQPPRQPPADITLGDTLHVTVRATADVRELRVQQDDNLRRPYWIEAGEARVFPFAERVTLQNQLDSLEVLLEGYRYPITSTDEQGRVIIRRDTAEQFADTLRGPPLSIPESPDTIRGQDSFPDPDTTSSGRAGAES; encoded by the coding sequence ATGCCCGATGATTTGGACACTCCCGCTCTGCGGCGGTTCGCGCGCGACCTGAGCCGGATCCGTGAAGACCGGGGTGTATCTCGTGCAGCAATTCAGGAGGAAACCCAGGTACACGCCTCGCACCTGAAGTCCTTCGAGGAGGGCGTTCTCCACGAAGAGGAGAGAATGAATGGCGTCTACCTGAAAGCGTTCGTCCGTGCCTACGCCGAGGCGATTGGGCTTTCCACGGAGACAGTCGTGGATCACCTGGAATCTGCGCTCTCCGGCACCTACGACGATCAGCTTGCTGCCGCATTTGTCAGTGTGCCACCGGCGGAAGACGAACCGGATGATCCTGAGACCTCCGCGCCCAAGTCCTCGGCGGAGGAAGAACAGGAGGCCGCCCCATCGCCGGGCCCGGTCGATGAGCCTGAAGATGCTTCCGAGGCCGCAGGCGGCGTCTCTCAGGGGGCGGCGTCCGAGCCGACCCAGGCGCCCCCTCAAGATGAGTCTCCAGCAGCCCACCCCCAGGCCCCAAACAGCTCAGGTGCGTCTGCTTCCTCGACGGACAGCGACCGTTCGTCCGGAGACTCACAGGAGGGGAAGCATTTTTCGGACCTGACTGAAGAGGAAGAGGCGAAGACAAGACGTAATCAATCCTCAATGTCCGAGCCCCCTCCGGCACGTCGCGCCTCCCGGACAGACTCATTTTCCGGGGACGTGCAGGAGTTTTTCGCGGATCATCGCGGCAAAGTTCTTTTGGCTGTTGGGGTTGCCCTCGTGCTCGCACTGGTGGGGGGACTGGGAATCTACCTCACGGGGGAGGACGCGACTTCTGAGGCATCATCGGAGGGCGAGACCCTAGAGGCTTCTCCTGCTGCTGAGGCCGGCCCGTCGGGGACCGAAGCCGCTGGCGATACGAGTACATCGCCGCCGCAACCCCCTCGGCAGCCCCCGGCCGACATCACGCTTGGCGACACCCTTCACGTCACGGTTCGTGCAACCGCGGACGTTCGGGAACTCCGGGTTCAGCAAGATGACAACCTCCGGCGGCCGTACTGGATCGAGGCGGGCGAGGCCCGCGTCTTTCCGTTTGCCGAACGGGTGACGCTCCAGAATCAGCTTGATAGCCTGGAGGTTCTTCTCGAAGGGTACCGGTACCCCATCACCTCGACCGACGAGCAAGGGCGGGTCATCATTCGCCGGGACACGGCCGAGCAGTTTGCAGATACCCTCCGTGGCCCCCCTCTCTCCATCCCGGAATCCCCCGACACGATCCGGGGCCAAGACTCGTTTCCAGATCCAGATACTACGTCCTCGGGGAGGGCTGGCGCGGAGTCCTGA